The window GCCACCCCGGCGGAGCGCCGCCTCCAGCTGGTCGAAGTAAGGCTCGGGGTCGACGCGGAGCGCCACGTTCGGGATCTCGATGACGACGTGGCCGTCGAGGCGTCGCTCGTTCTGCTTCAGCGCGTCCCGCAGCATCTGCTCGGGTTCGAGGTGCTGCGACCCGTTGATCTCCGCGGTGACGCCGTACTGCTCCCAGACCGTGTCGTAGACCCACGTGCCGCTCGGGGTCTGCCGGCGCAGCTGTCGCGTCGGCGGCGGGAGCCCCCGGCGGCGGCAGAGCCGGGCGAAGTCCCGCTCCCCGAGAGCCTCGATGCCGCCGGCCAGTTCGGCGTACAGCTGCCGGATCAGGCCACGTCGCCGGTCCCGGCGGATCTTCTCGACCTCGACCCCGAATTCCTCGAGCGTGAACAACCGCTGCTGCGCGGACGCGAGGACGAACAGCGCGGCCTGCCGGGAGGTCCGCGCCCACAGTGCGGCGTGGACTGCGGCGGTCGCGGGCTGCATCCGCGGGATGCCGTCGTCGACGACGGACGACGCCTCGTAGCGGCGCGTCTCGTGCACCACCACCCCGCGGCACCGTCGTGGCCGCGAGGACTTCGGCACGGCGACGTGGATGGCGTCCGCGGTGATCGTCTTCAGCCCGGCCACCTGCAGCGCCGTGACCCCGTCGAGGACGGCCAGCGGTGACACCTCGAACAGCGCCCGCCACAGCACGGCGACCGCCGGATCACCGTCGGCCACGCGCACGGTCTGCTTCCCCCACCGGCGCCATCGGCCGGCCCGGACCTCCGCACGCAGATCCCACCGCTCCACGCCCATCCCGTAGAGCTGGGTCAGGCTGAGCACCCCCGCCTGTGGCTTCGCGGCGGCGGCAATGCGTCGGCGGCGCGCCTGCCGGCGTCGGGCCGCGGTGATCTCCCCCATGGCGGCACATCGTCGTCGACATCGGCTTTCGCTGCCGCCACCCCTGTGGACAACCCGCAACGTCCGAAGAAGTGGCTGCAATAGCGACCACTTCTTCGGACGCAAGGGGGGAAGGATGGGGGCATGGCGACGACGGCGAGCAACGGGGACAGCGGGTTCCGGGTCGAGCACGACTCGATGGGGGAAGTGCGGGTGCCGGCGGGGGCGAAGTACGCCGCCCAGACGCAGCGGGCGGTGGAGAACTTCCCGATCTCCGGGGAGCGGCTGGAGCGGCGGCACATCCGGGCGCTCGGGCTGATCAAGGCCGCGGCGGCGACGGTGAACGCCGAGCTCGGGGTGATCCCGGTTTCGATGGCGGAGGCCATCGCGTCGGTGGCGACGGAGGTGGCCGACGGACAGTGGGACGACCACTTCCCCGTCGACGTGTTCCAGACCGGGTCCGGGACGTCGTCGAACATGAACACCAACGAAGTCATCGCGACGCTCGCGACCGAGCGCCTCGGCGACAAGGTCCACCCCAACGATCACGTCAACGCGAGCCAGTCGAGCAACGACGTGTTCCCGTCCTCGATCCACGTCGCCGCGACCGACGCCGTGACGCACGACCTCATCCCGGCCCTCGAGCACCTCGCGACCGCGCTGGAACGCAAGCGCGACGAATGGCGCGAGGTCGTGAAGTCCGGTCGCACGCACCTCATGGACGCGACGCCTGTGACGCTGGGTCAGGAATTCGGCGGGTACGCGGCGCAGGTGCGCTACGGCATCGAGCGGCTGTCGGCGACGCTCCCGCGAGTCGCGGAGCTCCCGCTCGGGGGGACTGCGGTCGGCACCGGCATCAACACCCCGCCCGGGTTCTCGGCAAAGGTGATCGCCGAACTCGCGCGGACCACCGGGCTCCCCCTCACCGAGGCTCGCGACCACTTCGAGGCCCAGGGGGCACGGGACGGGCTCGTCGAGCTCTCCGGCCAGCTACGCACCATCGCGGTCGGGCTCTACAAGATCTCCACCGACATCCGGTGGATGGGCTCGGGCCCGCGCACCGGCCTCG of the Sporichthya polymorpha DSM 43042 genome contains:
- a CDS encoding class II fumarate hydratase; the encoded protein is MATTASNGDSGFRVEHDSMGEVRVPAGAKYAAQTQRAVENFPISGERLERRHIRALGLIKAAAATVNAELGVIPVSMAEAIASVATEVADGQWDDHFPVDVFQTGSGTSSNMNTNEVIATLATERLGDKVHPNDHVNASQSSNDVFPSSIHVAATDAVTHDLIPALEHLATALERKRDEWREVVKSGRTHLMDATPVTLGQEFGGYAAQVRYGIERLSATLPRVAELPLGGTAVGTGINTPPGFSAKVIAELARTTGLPLTEARDHFEAQGARDGLVELSGQLRTIAVGLYKISTDIRWMGSGPRTGLAEIHLPDLQPGSSIMPGKVNPVVPEALAMVCAQVIGNDAAVAFGGAAGNFELNVMLPMLARNTLNSIRLLTNVSRLFADRCVDGIEADVERCREFAESSPSVATPLNSHLGYEEVASIVKQSVKERRTIRDVVEARGHVESGRISSADLDAALDVMRMTHP